Genomic DNA from Gemmatimonadota bacterium:
CTCGGGGTCGCCGACGAGCGTGACCGCGAGACCCAGCCGTTGGCGCATCCCGCCGCTGAACGTGTCGGCCCTGCGGGAACCCGCGTCGGCGAGGCCGAACCGGTCCAGCAGATCTCCTACCCGCGCGGCGTCGGCGCCCCGCAAGCCAGCGTGGAAGCGCAGAATCTCCTCCGCGGTGGCGCCCTCGGGGAAGCCGAGCCGCTGCGGCAGGTAGCCGATCGCGGCGCGCGCGTCCGGCTCTCGGAACGGGTCGCGACCCGCCACCTCGACGGAGCCGGTCGTGGGGCGCACCAGCCCGAGCGCGCCCTTCAGACAGGTAGTCTTGCCCGATCCGTTGGGCCCGATCAGCGCCAGCGTCTCCCCGTCGCGGACCTCCATCGTGAGGTCCTTGACGGCCTCGACCTGGCCGTAGTGCTTGGTGAACTCCGTGTAGCGGATCACGTCGCGGTCCTCCGCGTCCACCTTCCGATGCGCCCCAGGCCGAGCGGCACCAGCCCCAACAGCAGCGCCGCCAGCGCCAGCGCCGGCAGGTCGCCCGCGAACCCGGGCGCCCGCGCTTCGGTCGAGATCGGGACGCCTTCCGGAGGCCGCAGCAGCGGCCGCGGATCCTCCACGTGCGCCAGGTCGAAGACCGGGAACGCTTTCTCGGCCCAGGACAGTGCCCGCGCGGCAGGCGTACCCAGGAACAGGCTCAGCGCCGGTTTGCCCGCGCTCAGCGAAGCGAACGGGTCGCCGGCGCGGTGCGAGCGATCGCCCACGCCGTCACCGTCCACGTCGAAAAGGCCCACCTCGCCCCAGTAGTTGCCGCGGCCGTCGACGGCCCACTCGTTTACGCCGCTGCCGGCGCGCCGCACCGGTGTCCGGT
This window encodes:
- a CDS encoding ABC transporter ATP-binding protein; the protein is MIRYTEFTKHYGQVEAVKDLTMEVRDGETLALIGPNGSGKTTCLKGALGLVRPTTGSVEVAGRDPFREPDARAAIGYLPQRLGFPEGATAEEILRFHAGLRGADAARVGDLLDRFGLADAGSRRADTFSGGMRQRLGLAVTLVGDPE
- a CDS encoding NosD domain-containing protein translates to LQTSQDIVAEQNRIEGNRIGLFMDNATRSLFAQNAVAGNGIGVDMLSSAEGNRFAENAIVGNRTPVRRAGSGVNEWAVDGRGNYWGEVGLFDVDGDGVGDRSHRAGDPFASLSAGKPALSLFLGTPAARALSWAEKAFPVFDLAHVEDPRPLLRPPEGVPISTEARAPGFAGDLPALALAALLLGLVPLGLGRIGRWTRRTAT